A single region of the Mycobacterium avium subsp. avium genome encodes:
- the metH gene encoding methionine synthase, producing the protein MEGVHVTAPVTTPASDSFAPNIRPDCTDELTAALRQRIMVIDGAMGTAIQRDRPDEAGYRGERFKDWPSDLVGNNDLLNLTQPQIIEGIHREYLEAGADILETNTFNANAISLSDYGMEELSYELNYAGAALARKAADEFSTPDKPRYVAGALGPTSRTASISPDVNDPGARNVTYDELVAAYLEAANGLVDGGVDLLIVETIFDTLNAKAAVFALETLFEQRGRRWPVIISGTITDASGRTLSGQVTEAFWNSIRHAKPIAVGLNCALGAPEMRPYIAEVSRIADTFVSCYPNAGLPNAFGEYDESPERQASYIADFAEAGLVNIVGGCCGTAPPHIAEIAKVVEGKPPREVPQIPVATRLSGLEPLNITDDSLFVNIGERTNITGSARFRNLIKAEDYDTALSVALQQVEVGAQVIDINMDEGMIDGVAAMDRFTRLIAAEPDISRVPVMIDSSKWEVIEAGLKNVQGKPIVNSISLKEGEEKFVREARLCRKYGAAVVVMAFDEQGQADNLERRKQICARAYRVLTEEVGFPPEDIIFDPNCFALATGIEEHATYGIDFIEACAWIKENLPGVHLSGGISNVSFSFRGNNPVREAIHSVFLFHAIKAGLDMGIVNAGALVPYDSIDPELRDRIEDVVLNRREDAAERLLEIAERFNKSADASEDSAAAEWRGLPVRERITHALVKGIDAHVDEDTEELRAEIAAAGGRPIEVIEGPLMDGMNVVGDLFGSGKMFLPQVVKSARVMKKAVAYLLPFIEAEKEESGVSGSKDTNGTIVMATVKGDVHDIGKNIVGVVLQCNNFEVIDLGVMVPAQKILDAAKEHDADIIGLSGLITPSLDEMSNFAAEMEREGLQIPLLIGGATTSRAHTAVKISPRRSGPVVWVKDASRSVPVAAALLDDKQRPALLEATEKDYASLRERHAQKNERPMVTLEKARANRTPIDWDGYTPPVPATGAGIREFQDYDLAELREYIDWQPFFNAWEMKGRFPDILNNPATGEAARKLYDDAQEMLDTLIKEKWLTANAVIGFFPANAIGPGFEDIELYTDDTRTEVLTTLHNLRQQGEHRDGIPNRSLGDYVAPKETGHRDYIGAFAVTAGLGSQEKIAEFKAALDDYSAILLESIADRLAEAFAERMHQRVRKEFWGYQPDEQLDNDALIDEKYRGIRPAPGYPACPEHTEKVTLWKLMDVKERTGIELTESMAMWPGAAVSGWYFSHPQSQYFVVGRLAQDQVADYAKRKGWTLAEAERWLAPNLGYNPED; encoded by the coding sequence ATGGAAGGAGTGCACGTGACCGCCCCCGTGACCACCCCGGCGTCGGACAGCTTCGCGCCGAACATCCGCCCCGACTGCACCGACGAACTGACGGCGGCGCTGCGCCAGCGGATCATGGTGATCGACGGCGCCATGGGCACCGCGATCCAGCGGGACCGCCCCGACGAGGCCGGCTACCGCGGCGAGCGGTTCAAGGACTGGCCGAGCGATCTGGTCGGCAACAACGACCTGCTCAACCTGACGCAGCCGCAGATCATCGAGGGCATTCACCGCGAGTACCTCGAGGCGGGCGCCGACATCCTCGAGACCAACACCTTCAACGCGAACGCGATCTCGCTGTCCGACTACGGCATGGAGGAGCTGAGCTACGAGCTGAACTACGCCGGCGCCGCCCTGGCCCGTAAGGCCGCCGACGAGTTCAGCACCCCGGACAAGCCCCGCTACGTCGCCGGGGCGCTGGGGCCGACGTCGCGGACCGCGTCGATCTCGCCGGACGTCAACGATCCCGGGGCCCGCAACGTCACCTACGACGAGCTGGTCGCCGCCTACCTCGAGGCGGCCAACGGCCTGGTCGACGGCGGTGTCGACCTCCTGATCGTCGAGACGATCTTCGACACGTTGAACGCCAAGGCTGCGGTGTTCGCCCTCGAGACGCTGTTCGAACAGCGCGGGCGCCGCTGGCCGGTCATCATCTCGGGCACCATCACCGATGCCTCCGGGCGAACGCTGTCCGGGCAGGTCACCGAGGCGTTCTGGAACTCGATCCGGCACGCCAAGCCGATCGCGGTCGGGCTCAACTGCGCCCTGGGCGCACCGGAGATGCGGCCCTACATCGCCGAGGTGTCGCGCATCGCGGACACCTTCGTCTCCTGCTACCCGAACGCCGGCCTGCCCAACGCCTTCGGCGAGTACGACGAGTCCCCGGAGCGTCAGGCCTCCTACATCGCCGACTTCGCCGAGGCCGGCCTGGTCAACATCGTCGGCGGTTGCTGCGGAACCGCGCCGCCGCACATCGCCGAGATCGCCAAGGTCGTCGAGGGCAAGCCGCCGCGCGAGGTGCCGCAGATTCCGGTGGCCACCCGGCTCTCGGGCCTCGAGCCGCTCAACATCACCGACGACTCGCTGTTCGTGAACATCGGCGAGCGCACCAACATCACCGGCTCGGCCCGGTTCCGCAACCTGATCAAGGCCGAGGACTACGACACCGCGCTGTCGGTCGCCCTGCAGCAGGTGGAGGTCGGTGCCCAGGTCATCGACATCAACATGGACGAGGGCATGATCGACGGCGTCGCCGCGATGGACCGGTTCACCAGGCTGATCGCCGCCGAGCCGGACATCAGCCGGGTCCCGGTGATGATCGACTCCTCCAAGTGGGAGGTCATCGAGGCCGGCCTGAAGAACGTGCAGGGCAAGCCGATCGTCAACTCGATCTCTTTGAAGGAGGGCGAGGAGAAGTTCGTCCGCGAGGCGCGGCTGTGCCGCAAGTACGGCGCGGCCGTCGTCGTGATGGCCTTCGACGAACAGGGTCAGGCCGACAACCTGGAGCGCCGCAAACAGATCTGCGCACGCGCCTACCGCGTGCTGACCGAAGAGGTCGGCTTCCCGCCCGAGGACATCATCTTCGACCCCAACTGCTTCGCGCTGGCGACCGGCATCGAGGAGCACGCAACCTACGGCATCGACTTCATCGAGGCCTGCGCCTGGATCAAGGAGAACCTGCCGGGGGTGCACCTCTCCGGCGGCATCTCGAACGTGTCGTTCTCGTTCCGGGGAAACAACCCCGTCCGCGAGGCGATCCACTCGGTGTTCCTGTTCCACGCCATCAAGGCCGGCCTGGACATGGGCATCGTCAACGCCGGCGCGCTGGTGCCCTACGACTCGATCGACCCCGAGCTGCGGGACCGCATCGAGGACGTCGTGCTGAACCGCCGCGAGGACGCGGCCGAGAGGCTGCTGGAGATCGCCGAGCGGTTCAACAAGTCCGCAGATGCTTCGGAGGATTCGGCGGCGGCCGAGTGGCGCGGCCTGCCGGTCCGCGAGCGGATCACGCACGCCCTGGTCAAGGGCATCGACGCCCACGTCGACGAGGACACCGAGGAGTTGCGGGCCGAGATTGCCGCCGCGGGTGGCCGGCCGATCGAGGTGATCGAGGGCCCGCTGATGGACGGCATGAACGTCGTCGGCGACCTGTTCGGCTCCGGCAAGATGTTTTTGCCCCAGGTGGTGAAGTCGGCCCGGGTGATGAAGAAGGCCGTCGCCTACCTGCTGCCGTTCATCGAGGCGGAGAAGGAAGAGTCCGGCGTGTCCGGTTCCAAGGACACCAACGGCACCATCGTGATGGCGACCGTCAAGGGCGACGTCCACGACATCGGCAAGAACATCGTCGGAGTTGTCTTGCAGTGCAACAACTTCGAGGTGATCGACCTCGGTGTGATGGTGCCGGCCCAGAAGATCCTCGATGCTGCGAAAGAGCACGACGCCGACATCATCGGGCTGTCCGGCCTGATCACCCCGTCCCTGGACGAGATGTCCAACTTCGCCGCCGAGATGGAACGCGAGGGCCTGCAGATCCCGCTGCTGATCGGCGGCGCGACCACCTCGCGCGCCCACACGGCCGTGAAGATCTCGCCGCGGCGTTCCGGCCCGGTGGTCTGGGTCAAGGACGCCTCCCGCTCGGTGCCGGTCGCCGCCGCGCTGCTGGACGACAAGCAGCGGCCCGCCCTGCTGGAGGCCACCGAGAAGGACTACGCGTCGCTGCGGGAACGGCACGCCCAGAAGAACGAGCGGCCGATGGTGACGCTGGAAAAGGCCCGCGCCAACCGGACGCCGATCGACTGGGACGGCTACACGCCGCCGGTGCCCGCGACCGGTGCGGGAATACGGGAATTTCAGGACTACGACCTCGCCGAGCTGCGCGAGTACATCGACTGGCAGCCGTTCTTCAACGCCTGGGAGATGAAGGGTCGCTTCCCCGACATCCTCAACAACCCGGCCACCGGCGAGGCGGCCCGCAAGCTCTACGACGACGCCCAGGAGATGCTCGACACCCTGATCAAGGAGAAGTGGCTGACGGCCAACGCGGTGATCGGGTTCTTCCCGGCGAACGCGATCGGCCCGGGTTTCGAAGACATCGAGCTGTACACCGACGACACCCGCACCGAGGTGCTGACCACGCTGCACAACCTGCGCCAGCAGGGCGAGCACCGCGACGGAATCCCGAACCGGTCGCTGGGCGACTACGTCGCCCCCAAAGAAACGGGGCACCGGGACTACATCGGCGCCTTCGCGGTGACCGCGGGGCTGGGCAGCCAGGAGAAGATCGCGGAGTTCAAGGCGGCCCTGGACGACTACAGCGCGATCCTGCTGGAGTCGATCGCCGACCGGCTGGCGGAGGCGTTCGCCGAACGGATGCACCAGCGGGTCCGCAAGGAGTTCTGGGGCTACCAGCCCGACGAGCAACTGGACAACGACGCACTCATCGACGAGAAGTACCGGGGAATCCGGCCCGCGCCGGGCTACCCGGCCTGCCCGGAGCACACCGAGAAGGTGACGCTGTGGAAGTTGATGGACGTCAAGGAGCGCACCGGCATCGAGCTGACGGAGTCGATGGCCATGTGGCCCGGCGCCGCCGTCAGCGGTTGGTATTTCTCGCACCCGCAGTCGCAGTACTTCGTGGTCGGGCGGTTGGCCCAGGACCAGGTCGCCGACTACGCGAAGCGCAAGGGCTGGACGCTGGCCGAGGCCGAGCGCTGGCTGGCCCCCAACCTCGGCTACAACCCCGAGGACTGA
- a CDS encoding PAC2 family protein — MTPPDGPPYGAPSGQAALPELHHTVVVAAFEGWNDAGDAASDALEHLEAIWEADPILEIDDEAYYDYQVNRPVIRQVDGVTRELVWPAMRISHCRPPGSDRDVVLMHGVEPNMRWRTFCAELVAIADKLNVDTVVILGALLADTPHTRPVPVSGAAYSPESAKRFGLEESRYEGPTGIAGVFQDACVAAGIPAVTFWAAVPHYVSQPPNPKATVALLRRVEDVLDIEVPLADLPTDAEEWEQAVTEMTAEDEDLAEYVQSLEQRGDAEVDMNDALGKIDGDALAAEFERYLRRRRPGFGR, encoded by the coding sequence GTGACCCCGCCCGACGGCCCACCCTATGGCGCACCCAGTGGCCAGGCCGCTCTGCCCGAACTGCACCACACCGTCGTCGTGGCTGCGTTCGAGGGCTGGAACGACGCCGGCGATGCGGCCAGCGACGCCCTCGAGCACCTCGAGGCCATCTGGGAGGCCGACCCGATCCTGGAGATCGACGACGAGGCCTACTACGACTACCAGGTGAACCGTCCGGTGATCCGGCAGGTGGACGGGGTGACCCGCGAGCTGGTGTGGCCGGCGATGCGGATCTCGCACTGCCGGCCGCCGGGCAGCGACCGCGACGTGGTGTTGATGCACGGCGTGGAACCCAACATGCGCTGGCGCACCTTCTGCGCCGAACTGGTGGCCATCGCCGACAAGCTCAACGTGGACACCGTGGTGATCCTGGGCGCCCTGCTGGCCGACACCCCGCACACCCGGCCGGTGCCGGTGTCCGGCGCGGCCTACTCGCCCGAGTCGGCCAAACGCTTCGGGCTCGAGGAGAGCCGCTACGAGGGCCCCACCGGCATCGCCGGGGTGTTCCAGGACGCGTGCGTGGCCGCCGGGATCCCGGCGGTGACGTTCTGGGCGGCGGTGCCGCACTACGTGTCCCAGCCGCCCAACCCGAAGGCCACGGTGGCGTTGCTGCGCCGCGTCGAGGACGTGCTCGACATCGAGGTGCCACTGGCCGACCTGCCGACCGACGCCGAGGAGTGGGAGCAGGCGGTCACCGAGATGACCGCCGAGGACGAGGATCTCGCCGAATACGTGCAGTCGCTGGAACAGCGCGGCGACGCCGAGGTCGACATGAACGACGCGCTGGGCAAGATCGACGGCGACGCGCTGGCTGCCGAGTTCGAGCGGTATCTGCGCCGTCGCCGGCCCGGCTTCGGGCGCTAG
- a CDS encoding SDR family oxidoreductase, with amino-acid sequence MTSLRDKVVFITGGARGIGAEVARRLNAKGARLVLTDLNDAELTSLAAELGEERVLTAVADVRDLSAMQAAADRAVERFGGIDVVLANAGIASYGSVAQVDPDAFRRVLDINVLGVFHTVRATLPAVIERRGYVLIVSSLAAYAACPGLAPYNASKAGVEMLANALRLEVARHGVKVGSAHMSWINTALVRDTQNDLPAFDRLLASLPWPLNKTTTVDKCAAAFVKGIQRRRTRIYCPRWVALFRWAKPVLSSRLGEMPLHSPTAELLPALDAQVAALGRSMSAANVELLRPDCGSARN; translated from the coding sequence ATGACATCGCTGCGGGACAAAGTCGTCTTCATCACCGGCGGCGCCCGGGGAATCGGCGCCGAGGTCGCTCGCCGGCTGAACGCGAAAGGCGCCCGGTTGGTGCTGACCGACCTCAACGACGCCGAACTGACCTCGCTTGCCGCGGAACTCGGCGAGGAGCGGGTGCTGACGGCCGTCGCGGACGTGCGCGATCTGTCGGCCATGCAGGCCGCCGCCGACCGCGCCGTCGAGCGATTCGGTGGCATCGACGTGGTGCTGGCCAACGCCGGCATCGCCAGCTACGGCTCGGTGGCCCAGGTCGACCCGGACGCGTTCCGGCGAGTCCTCGACATCAACGTGCTCGGCGTCTTTCACACCGTGCGAGCGACCTTACCCGCGGTGATCGAGCGCCGCGGCTACGTGCTGATCGTCTCGTCGCTGGCCGCCTACGCGGCCTGCCCGGGGCTGGCCCCCTACAACGCGTCGAAGGCCGGCGTCGAGATGCTGGCCAACGCGCTGCGACTGGAAGTGGCCCGGCACGGCGTCAAGGTCGGCTCGGCGCACATGTCCTGGATCAACACCGCGTTGGTTCGCGACACCCAGAACGACCTGCCGGCCTTCGATCGACTGCTCGCCAGCCTGCCCTGGCCGCTGAACAAGACGACGACGGTCGACAAATGCGCGGCCGCGTTCGTCAAGGGCATCCAGCGCCGCCGCACCCGCATCTACTGCCCACGGTGGGTGGCGCTGTTCCGCTGGGCCAAGCCGGTGCTGTCCAGTCGGCTCGGCGAAATGCCGCTGCACTCACCGACCGCCGAGCTGTTGCCCGCACTGGACGCCCAAGTCGCCGCGCTGGGCCGTTCGATGTCGGCCGCCAACGTGGAGTTGTTGCGGCCGGATTGCGGGTCGGCGCGCAACTAG
- a CDS encoding AMP-binding protein, with the protein MVETSISDLLCERASLQPNDTAFTFIDYERDWNGVAETLTWSQLYRRTVNAARALQHCGATGDRAVIMAPQGLDYIVAFLGALHAGQVAVPLALPLGGVSDERVDSVLRDASPTVILTTSSAAETIAGYVKSQSGRPVPSVVEVDLLDLDTQAASGAGGQNRPELAYLQYTSGSTRQPAGVMVSQRNLLANFGQIMSDFCAEYGGVAPPDTTIVSWLPFYHDMGLILGVCAPVLGGIPAVLTSPVSFLQRPARWMQLLAKESHTFSAAPNFAFELAARKTSGEDMAGLDLADVLVILSGSERVHPATLRRFTEKFARFNLPGKAVRPAYGLAEATVYALSRTPAQPPEIAHFDSEKLVTGTAERCESPTGTPLVSYGVPRSPMIRIVDPDTGIECPEGTVGEIWIHGDNVAMGYWKKPQETERTFGGRLAAASSGAPEASWLRTGDSGFLSDRELFIIGRIKDLLIVYGRNHSPDDIEATVQEITRGRCAAIAVPQGGMEKLVVIIEVKNQDPSREAADKLALVEREVTSAISNSHGIGVADLVLVAPGSIPITTSGKVRRASCVEQYRQGQFARLSR; encoded by the coding sequence ATGGTCGAGACGTCTATTTCGGACCTGCTGTGTGAACGGGCCAGTCTGCAGCCCAACGACACGGCGTTCACGTTCATCGATTACGAGCGGGACTGGAACGGGGTCGCCGAGACCCTGACGTGGTCGCAGCTGTACCGGCGGACGGTGAATGCCGCACGAGCGCTTCAACATTGCGGGGCGACGGGCGACCGCGCCGTGATCATGGCCCCGCAGGGCCTCGACTACATCGTGGCGTTCCTTGGCGCGTTGCACGCGGGACAGGTCGCGGTTCCGCTGGCGCTGCCGCTGGGGGGCGTCAGCGACGAGCGCGTCGACTCGGTGCTGCGTGACGCGTCGCCGACCGTCATCCTCACCACGTCCTCCGCCGCGGAAACCATTGCGGGGTATGTCAAGTCGCAATCCGGCCGACCGGTGCCATCCGTCGTCGAGGTCGACCTGCTGGATCTGGACACCCAAGCCGCCTCCGGCGCCGGGGGCCAGAATCGCCCGGAGTTGGCCTATTTGCAATACACGTCCGGGTCGACCCGTCAACCTGCCGGGGTCATGGTCTCGCAGCGGAACCTGCTGGCCAACTTCGGGCAGATCATGTCCGACTTCTGCGCGGAGTACGGGGGCGTCGCCCCGCCGGACACCACCATCGTGTCGTGGCTGCCGTTTTATCACGACATGGGTTTGATCCTGGGCGTGTGTGCACCGGTCCTGGGTGGTATCCCCGCCGTGCTGACCAGCCCGGTGTCGTTCCTGCAGCGACCGGCCCGGTGGATGCAGTTGCTGGCCAAGGAAAGTCACACATTCTCGGCGGCACCGAACTTCGCTTTCGAGTTGGCGGCGCGTAAAACATCGGGCGAGGACATGGCCGGGCTGGACCTGGCCGACGTGCTGGTGATCCTCAGCGGGAGCGAACGGGTGCATCCCGCGACGCTGCGGCGTTTCACCGAGAAGTTCGCGCGCTTCAACCTGCCCGGCAAGGCGGTACGCCCCGCCTATGGACTGGCGGAGGCGACGGTCTATGCGTTGAGCCGCACACCGGCGCAGCCGCCCGAGATCGCGCACTTCGATTCCGAGAAGCTGGTCACCGGCACCGCGGAGCGGTGCGAAAGCCCCACCGGCACACCACTGGTCAGCTACGGGGTGCCGCGGTCACCGATGATCCGCATCGTCGATCCCGACACCGGGATCGAGTGTCCGGAGGGGACCGTCGGCGAGATCTGGATCCACGGCGACAACGTCGCGATGGGCTACTGGAAGAAACCGCAAGAGACCGAACGCACCTTCGGCGGTCGGCTGGCCGCCGCGTCGTCGGGCGCGCCCGAAGCGTCGTGGCTGCGCACCGGCGACTCGGGGTTCCTGTCCGATCGCGAGCTGTTCATCATCGGCCGCATCAAGGACCTGTTGATCGTCTACGGGCGTAACCACTCACCCGACGACATCGAAGCAACGGTTCAGGAGATCACCCGGGGCCGGTGCGCGGCGATCGCGGTTCCGCAGGGGGGCATGGAAAAGCTGGTCGTCATCATCGAAGTCAAGAATCAGGACCCGTCCCGCGAGGCCGCGGACAAGCTTGCGCTCGTCGAGCGCGAAGTCACCTCGGCGATCTCGAACTCCCACGGCATCGGGGTGGCGGATCTGGTCCTCGTGGCCCCGGGCTCGATACCGATCACCACGAGCGGCAAGGTGCGGCGCGCGTCGTGCGTCGAGCAATACCGGCAGGGTCAGTTCGCCCGGCTGAGCCGTTAG
- a CDS encoding siderophore-interacting protein: MATLIEGFPLISTLRDAVFLTATVSEIEALTPRMRRIRFSGPRLHGLGWTPGQHVRLQVESLRQSVLRLHPYPVLRTYSIYAADPDRGALDIVMVDHDGDPKGATPARRWAMAATLGDHVRMTRPQGKFVIRDDAPYHVFAGEETASVAFAAMLRSLPPTAEVYGVVEAATEADHLPLARPLEQVERGGAPAANSAVLADALRRLPLPDHPGVAYLAGEARTVQALRQILITERGWKRNQVRTKPFWSPGRTGME; encoded by the coding sequence GTGGCCACCCTCATCGAAGGCTTCCCCCTCATCAGCACGCTGCGCGACGCGGTGTTCCTCACCGCAACCGTCAGCGAGATCGAAGCGTTGACACCGCGAATGCGCCGCATCCGGTTCAGCGGCCCGCGACTGCACGGACTGGGCTGGACCCCGGGTCAGCACGTCCGGCTGCAGGTCGAAAGCCTGCGGCAGTCCGTGCTGCGGCTGCACCCATACCCCGTGCTGCGCACGTATTCCATCTACGCCGCCGACCCCGACCGCGGCGCGCTGGACATCGTGATGGTCGACCACGACGGCGACCCGAAGGGCGCGACGCCCGCCAGACGTTGGGCGATGGCCGCCACCCTCGGAGATCACGTCCGTATGACCCGGCCCCAGGGCAAGTTCGTCATCCGGGACGACGCGCCCTATCACGTGTTCGCCGGCGAGGAAACCGCGTCGGTCGCGTTCGCCGCGATGCTTCGATCTTTGCCCCCCACCGCCGAGGTCTACGGAGTGGTGGAGGCCGCGACCGAAGCCGACCACCTGCCCCTGGCCCGGCCCCTCGAACAGGTCGAGCGCGGCGGCGCCCCGGCCGCGAACTCCGCCGTGCTCGCCGACGCGCTGCGCCGCCTTCCGCTGCCGGACCATCCGGGCGTCGCCTACCTCGCCGGCGAGGCCCGCACCGTGCAAGCCCTGCGCCAGATATTGATCACCGAACGCGGCTGGAAGCGAAACCAGGTACGCACCAAGCCTTTCTGGTCGCCGGGCCGCACCGGCATGGAGTAA
- a CDS encoding hemophore-related protein produces MATQAVTRSAVAVCGLALALTAAGPASADRDLSPFVNTTCDYGQVMSALQAADPQAAAQFSASPESVSFLRQFLASPPGQRQQMAQMLASQPGADQQFGLVQRVFSTCNNY; encoded by the coding sequence ATGGCCACGCAAGCGGTGACCCGATCGGCCGTCGCGGTTTGCGGCCTGGCCCTAGCGTTGACCGCGGCCGGGCCGGCGTCCGCCGATCGGGATCTGAGTCCGTTCGTCAACACAACCTGCGATTACGGGCAGGTGATGTCGGCGCTGCAGGCGGCAGATCCGCAGGCCGCCGCGCAATTCAGCGCTTCGCCGGAGAGCGTCTCGTTTCTGCGTCAGTTCCTCGCGTCACCGCCGGGTCAACGCCAGCAGATGGCCCAGATGTTGGCGAGCCAGCCGGGGGCCGACCAACAGTTCGGGCTTGTCCAGCGGGTCTTCAGCACCTGCAACAACTACTGA
- a CDS encoding cytochrome P450: MSAPENRDFFTDKSVVDDPYDYYDAIRRCPVWREPAHGVVMVSGYDEALAVQRDTDHALSVCNIVSGPWSGIPANTGTDDISELIERYRKKVTFGDYFITFDPPMHTAHRSLLSRLFTPKQLKNNEDFLWRLADEQLNRFIANGKCEMVIDYNFPFTLDAITDLLDVPEADRERFRRAAIASRLEGDRSGFVGVKEEWFVEYVEERRRNPRDDVLTELALAKFPDGTTPEPIDVARVATFMFAAGHGTTIDLLSLSMLTLAERPDLQDLLREDNSKIPAFIEEMLRIESPIKSNFRLARRTTRIGDVEVQAGTSILVMNGAANRDPRRFDEPNEFRLDRPNILHHMAFGRGIHTCPGAPIARAEVRVSLERILSRMADIRLSEAKHGPAGARRLRWDPTLLFRRLKELHLEFTPIR, translated from the coding sequence GTGAGCGCACCCGAGAACCGTGACTTCTTCACCGACAAGTCAGTTGTCGACGACCCCTACGACTACTACGACGCGATCCGTCGTTGCCCGGTGTGGCGTGAGCCGGCGCACGGCGTGGTGATGGTCTCGGGGTACGACGAGGCCCTCGCGGTGCAGCGCGACACCGACCACGCCCTGTCGGTATGCAACATTGTCAGCGGTCCTTGGTCGGGGATACCGGCCAACACCGGCACCGACGACATCTCGGAACTGATCGAGCGGTACCGCAAGAAGGTCACGTTCGGCGATTACTTCATCACGTTCGATCCGCCGATGCATACCGCGCACCGCTCGCTGTTGAGCAGATTGTTCACCCCGAAGCAGCTCAAGAACAACGAGGACTTCCTGTGGCGGCTTGCCGACGAACAACTCAACCGCTTCATCGCGAATGGCAAGTGCGAGATGGTCATCGACTACAACTTTCCGTTCACCCTCGACGCGATCACGGACCTGTTGGACGTGCCGGAAGCCGACCGTGAGCGATTCCGCCGCGCCGCGATCGCCAGCAGGCTCGAAGGTGATCGCAGCGGCTTCGTCGGGGTGAAAGAGGAGTGGTTCGTCGAGTACGTCGAGGAACGGCGGCGCAATCCGCGCGACGACGTCCTCACGGAGTTGGCGCTGGCGAAGTTTCCCGACGGCACGACACCCGAACCGATCGATGTCGCCCGCGTTGCCACGTTCATGTTCGCCGCCGGCCACGGCACGACGATCGACCTGCTGAGCCTGTCGATGCTCACGCTCGCGGAGCGACCGGACTTGCAAGACCTGCTCCGCGAGGACAACTCAAAGATCCCCGCCTTCATCGAGGAGATGCTGCGCATCGAAAGCCCGATCAAATCGAATTTCCGTCTCGCGCGGCGCACCACCAGGATCGGCGACGTCGAGGTGCAGGCCGGCACCAGCATTCTGGTAATGAACGGTGCGGCCAACCGTGATCCGCGGCGGTTCGACGAGCCCAACGAATTCCGCCTCGACCGCCCGAACATACTGCATCACATGGCATTCGGCCGCGGAATTCACACGTGCCCGGGCGCTCCGATTGCCCGCGCCGAGGTGCGGGTCAGCCTGGAGCGGATCCTCAGCCGGATGGCCGACATCCGCCTTTCCGAGGCCAAGCACGGTCCGGCAGGCGCTCGCCGGCTCAGATGGGATCCCACCCTGTTGTTCCGGCGCCTCAAGGAATTACACCTCGAGTTCACCCCGATTCGGTGA